DNA from Leucobacter aridicollis:
CCTCGCTCACCCAGCGTGGCTCGCTGCCGTTCTACCTCGCGGTGATCCTCAGCGTCGTCGTGATCGCGCTCGGTGGCACCGTGCTGTCGGTGCAGCAGTGGCCGGAGGAGCTATCGCTCGTGTCGAGCCCCGTCGACATCCCGATTGCGATCGTCATGATCGTGGCCGCGCTGTTCGCGATGCGCGCCCGCACCCGCTTCCAGGGTGGCCTGCTCGTGGGCGTGACGGGCTACGGCATGGCGACGATCTTTGCGCTTCACGGCGCGCCCGATCTCGCGCTCACGCAGCTGCTCGTGGAGACTGTCACCCTGATCGCGTTCGTGCTCGTGATTCGCAGGCTCCCGGCGCACATGGCGTCGCGTCCGAAGGCGGCAAAGCGGGCGTTTAGGCTACTGCTCGGTACCGGCGTCGGGCTGGTGCTCGGCACCGTCGCTGTCATCTCGCTCGGGGCGCGCATTGCCGACCCGATCTCGCTCGGGCTGCCGCAGCTCGCCGTCGAGGGCGGCCACGGCTACAACGTCGTGAACGTGATGCTCGTCGACATCCGTGCGTGGGACACGATGGGGGAGCTGTCCGTGATTCTCGCGGCCGCGACCGGCGTGGCCTCGCTCGTCTTCTTGAACACGCGCAACGATCAGAGCCCGCACCTCAGCAGGCGCGAGGCGCGCAATGCGACGCGCGCGCACCTGCTCCGTGTCGCGGATCCCGAGGATCCCGCGAGCCGCATGAACTGGCTGCTCGCAGGCTCGTACCTGCGCCCGGAGCGCCGCTCGATCATCCTTGAGGTCGTCGTCCGACTGGTCTTCCACGGCCTGCTGATCCTGTCGGTGTTCCTCCTGCTGTCTGGCCACAACGCGCCCGGTGGCGGGTTCGCCGCTGGCCTGGTCGCCGGCCTCGCGCTCGTCGCCCGCTACCTCGCGGGTGGCCGGCACGAGCTCCGGGCGACGGTGTCGCTCGACGCCGGCCGGATCCTCGGCATCGGACTCGCGCTCGCGGTCACGATGGCGATCCTGCCGCTGTTCTTCGGCCAGCCCGCGCTCGCGTCGAGCTGGGTCGACATCGACCTCGGCCCGTTCGGCTCGCTGCCGCTTGTCACGTCCACGCTGTTTGATATCGGCGTCTACCTCGTGGTCTTCGGCCTCGTGCTCGACGTACTCAGGAGTCTCGGCTCGGAGATCGATGAACACGAAGAAGAAGAAGATCACGCCGAGTTTGCAGAGGAGGTTGCACGATGACAATGCCCCTCGTGTTGGTTGCGGTCATGGTCGTGATGTACATCGCGGGCGTGTACCTGCTGCTTGACCGGAGCCTCACCCGCATCATGCTCGGCTTCCTGCTCGTCGGCAACGCGACGAACCTCCTCATCTTCCTGATGTCTGGGGATTTCGGCGCAGCACCGATTGCGGGCGGGGACGAGGCGATCAGCGATCCGCTTCCGCAGGCGTTTATCCTCACCGCCATCGTGATCACCTTCGGCGTGAGCGCCTTCCTGCTCGCGTTGATCTATCGCTCGTGGCGTCTCGCACGCGTGAGCGACGACCACGTTGAGGACGACGCAGACGATCTCGCAATCGGCAGCGCGGAGACGCTCACCACCGGGCAGGTCACCGAGGAAGACCTCGAGGACGCCCCAGAGTTTGAGGAAGACGTGCCAGAAGACGAGACAGAGGGGGCCCGCAAGTGACGTTCCTCGTGCCCCTCGTCGTACTGATCCCGCTTGTTGGCGCGGCGCTCGCCCTCGCGGCGCCCGGTCGCGGCGCCCTGCAGCGCGGCATCACGCTCGTCGCGCTCACCGCGAGCTCGGTGCTCGGGATCGCGCTCATGTTCATCGTCGACCGCGGCGGACCGCTCGTGATGCAGGTGGGCGGCTGGGCCGCGCCATACGGCATCTCGCTCGTGGTCGACCGCGTCTCGGCGATCATGCTCGCCGTCTCCGCGGTGGTGCTCCTTGCGGTCTTCATCTTCTCGATCGGCCAGGGCCTCGCCGACGGCGATGAGGAGACCCCGGTCTCCATCTACTACCCGACCTACATGGTGCTCGGCGCTGGCGTCTTCAACGCGTTCATCGCGGGCGACCTCTTCAACCTGTACGTCGGTTTCGAGATCTTGCTCGTGTCGAGCTACGTGCTCATCACCCTCGGCGGCACCGCGCCCCGTATCCGGGCCGGCGTCACCTACGTCATCGTGTCGCTCGTGTCGTCGATCCTGTTCCTCGCCGCGATCGGCCTCGTCTACGGCGCCACGGGCACCGTGAACATGGCCCAGCTGCAGACGAGGATCGCTGAGCTTCCGAGCGACCTGCAGCTCATCCTCAACCTGGCGCTGCTGATCGCGTTCGGTATCAAGGCGGCGGTGTTCCCGCTCGCCTTCTGGCTGCCGGACTCCTACCCGACGGCTCCCGCACCGGTGACCGCGGTCTTTGCCGGCTTGCTGACAAAGGTCGGCGTGTACGCGATCATCCGCACGCAGACGATGCTGTTCCCGGAATCGAGCGTGGATCCATTACTCATGGTGATAGCGGCGCTCACCCTGCTCGTCGGCATCCTGGGGGCGATCTCGCAGCTTGACGTGAAGCGAATGCTCTCGTTCACGCTGATCAGCCATATCGGGTACATGATCTTCGGCATCGCGATCGCCACGTCCGCCGGTTTCGCGGCAACGATCTACTACATCGCGCACCACATTATCGTGCAGACGACGCTGTTCCTCGCGGTGGGGCTGATGGAACGCCAGGGCGGTACGACGTCACTCTCGGGGCTCGGCGGCATGCTGCGAAGTGCGCCGGTCATCGGAGTGCTGTTCTTCATCCCGATGCTGAACCTCGGCGGCATTCCGCCGTTCTCGGGGTTCCTCGGGAAGGTGGGCCTGTTCACGGCCGGCGCCGCCCTGCAGACCCCTGCCGCATACTGGCTCATTGGTATCGGCGCGCTCGTCTCGCTGCTGACGCTCTACGCGCTCGCCCGCGCATGGGTGCTCGCGTTCTGGCGGCCCAAGCCCGCCACCGCGGCGCCGGCCGGCCCCGCGAAGGAGCCCGCGAAGGCGCCGTCAACCGAGGCGCTCAGGCTGCGCGAGCGTGAGGAAGCGATGATCGAGCGGCTGCAAGACGCTCCCGACGCCGCGCCGACGCAGGAGCAGCGCGGTATTCCACGCCTCATGGTTGGAGCGACGGTCGGCATGATCGGCGTCAGCCTGGTACTCACGTTCGCGGCCGGTCCGCTGTTCGGGTACGCCGAGCGCGCGGGTGAGGATCTCGCGGCGCCCGACACGCTCGCGTCGCTCGTCCTCGACGGCGACCACCCGAACGGTGGCAGCGGGTCCACCGGAGCACCGGAGGAGGCACCCAATGGCTAAGCGCACGCCCCGCACGGTGACCGGCATGGAGCTCATCGTGCGCTTCCACGAGCTGCCGCTGCTTGTCGGCCTCGTCATCCTCTGGATGATGCTCTGGCGCGAGGCCTCGCTGCTCTCGCTCGTGAGCGGCATCGTCGTTTCGATCGTGATGATGCGCGTGTTCTACCTGCCGCCAGTGGCGCTCGCCGGCAGGTTTAACCCGTGGTACGCGCTGAGGTACCTCGGCTACTTCCTGTGGAACCTGTCGCGCGCCTCGTTCGAGGTCGCGTGGCTCGCGGTGCGGCCGGGGCCGGTGCCGATGACCTCGATCATTGCCGTTCGGCTCCGTACGAGCTCTGACTTCATCCTCACGGTCGTCGGCCTGACGATCTCACTCATCCCGGGCTCGCTCGTCGCCGAGGTGGATCGGTTCGGGTCGGTGCTGTACCTCCACGTGCTGAATACGCCGTCGCAGAAGTCGATCACGAAGATGCGGCACGACGTGTCCACGATCGAGCGGCTGCTCATTCTGACGCTTGGCTCGAAGGAAGAGGTAGCGGGGGTGCGCAAATGACGTTCGAACTTGTGATGTTCATCGCGATTGGCGTCGGGCTGACGTTCACCGCCCTCGCGGCGCTGATCCGGATCGTGCGCGGCCCGACGATCCTCGACCGCATGGTCGCCTCGGACGTGTTGCTGACGACGGTGATCCTCTCGCTCGGGGCCGACATGGTCGCGCGCAACCACACGGATTCCATCCCGATTATGGTCGCGATCGCAGCGACCGCGACGTTCGCGACGATCGTCGTCGCCCGGTACGTGAAGCGGCGCAGCGAGCAGGATCTGCCCGAGTCGGCGGGGGAGGCCGAGCATGTTTGACCAGATACTCGACGTCATCGCGCTGATCTGCCTGCTGCTCGCGGCGGCGCTCTCGGCGGCCGCCGGCATCGGACTGCTCCGCTTCACGGACGCGCTGAGCCGGCTGCACGCGGCGACGAAGCCGCAGATCTTCGGCCTGCTGCTCGTGGTCGCCGCGGTCGCGATCGATCAGCGCTCGCTTGGCGTGTTCCTCGCGCTCGTGCCGGTCTTCGTGTTCCAGGCGCTCACTGCGCCTACGGCGGCGCACATGGTTGGTCGTGCCGCGTACCGTACCGGGCAGCTCGACTCGCGCACGATCCTCGTCGACGAGCTTGGCCCAGCGGTCGAGCGGGCGACGGCGCGTGCGGCGGAGCAGGATCGCGAGCAGGCGCTCGCTGAAGAGGCTCGCGATCGCGAGCTCGAGGCGGAACATGCCGAGGGCGACCAGGCGCCCGGCAGGCCGCCGACGGTGAGCTAACCGGACACGCGAAAC
Protein-coding regions in this window:
- a CDS encoding Na(+)/H(+) antiporter subunit C; amino-acid sequence: MTMPLVLVAVMVVMYIAGVYLLLDRSLTRIMLGFLLVGNATNLLIFLMSGDFGAAPIAGGDEAISDPLPQAFILTAIVITFGVSAFLLALIYRSWRLARVSDDHVEDDADDLAIGSAETLTTGQVTEEDLEDAPEFEEDVPEDETEGARK
- a CDS encoding Na+/H+ antiporter subunit D gives rise to the protein MTFLVPLVVLIPLVGAALALAAPGRGALQRGITLVALTASSVLGIALMFIVDRGGPLVMQVGGWAAPYGISLVVDRVSAIMLAVSAVVLLAVFIFSIGQGLADGDEETPVSIYYPTYMVLGAGVFNAFIAGDLFNLYVGFEILLVSSYVLITLGGTAPRIRAGVTYVIVSLVSSILFLAAIGLVYGATGTVNMAQLQTRIAELPSDLQLILNLALLIAFGIKAAVFPLAFWLPDSYPTAPAPVTAVFAGLLTKVGVYAIIRTQTMLFPESSVDPLLMVIAALTLLVGILGAISQLDVKRMLSFTLISHIGYMIFGIAIATSAGFAATIYYIAHHIIVQTTLFLAVGLMERQGGTTSLSGLGGMLRSAPVIGVLFFIPMLNLGGIPPFSGFLGKVGLFTAGAALQTPAAYWLIGIGALVSLLTLYALARAWVLAFWRPKPATAAPAGPAKEPAKAPSTEALRLREREEAMIERLQDAPDAAPTQEQRGIPRLMVGATVGMIGVSLVLTFAAGPLFGYAERAGEDLAAPDTLASLVLDGDHPNGGSGSTGAPEEAPNG
- a CDS encoding Na+/H+ antiporter subunit E — protein: MAKRTPRTVTGMELIVRFHELPLLVGLVILWMMLWREASLLSLVSGIVVSIVMMRVFYLPPVALAGRFNPWYALRYLGYFLWNLSRASFEVAWLAVRPGPVPMTSIIAVRLRTSSDFILTVVGLTISLIPGSLVAEVDRFGSVLYLHVLNTPSQKSITKMRHDVSTIERLLILTLGSKEEVAGVRK
- a CDS encoding monovalent cation/H+ antiporter complex subunit F, with the translated sequence MTFELVMFIAIGVGLTFTALAALIRIVRGPTILDRMVASDVLLTTVILSLGADMVARNHTDSIPIMVAIAATATFATIVVARYVKRRSEQDLPESAGEAEHV
- the mnhG gene encoding monovalent cation/H(+) antiporter subunit G, coding for MFDQILDVIALICLLLAAALSAAAGIGLLRFTDALSRLHAATKPQIFGLLLVVAAVAIDQRSLGVFLALVPVFVFQALTAPTAAHMVGRAAYRTGQLDSRTILVDELGPAVERATARAAEQDREQALAEEARDRELEAEHAEGDQAPGRPPTVS